One part of the Scatophagus argus isolate fScaArg1 chromosome 12, fScaArg1.pri, whole genome shotgun sequence genome encodes these proteins:
- the fgfbp1a gene encoding fibroblast growth factor-binding protein 1: MALLTNVTIVLVLACISNQLMLSSCQKSHGRRGRGVDRGQHKDRPGLKVGRHTKSVSAQLIKGKMGTKDKAECTWAATGEDLFILGVTCKKGDRRFSCEYIARPAVCPQYASNVKLYWKQMARALRKQKNLCQDTSALVRVGMCRRAAREAHFRLRNAQRKTYLPSTPRPASRPVKSCQANNKKLAEEYCNDSWSSLCTFFFTMVQDYDC, translated from the coding sequence ATGGCTCTACTCACCAATGTCACCATCGTGCTGGTCCTGGCTTGCATTTCCAATCAGCTGATGTTGAGCAGCTGTCAGAAGAGCCATGGACGAAGGGGAAGAGGGGTGGACAGAGGACAACACAAGGACAGGCCAGGGCTGAAGGTGGGCCGTCATACTAAATCTGTCTCTGCACAGCTCATTAAGGGCAAAATGGGCACCAAAGACAAAGCAGAGTGTACATGGGCAGCAACAGGTGAGGATCTCTTTATCCTTGGAGTAACCTGCAAGAAGGGAGACAGGAGATTCAGCTGTGAGTATATCGCCAGACCAGCCGTTTGTCCCCAGTATGCCTCTAATGTCAAACTTTACTGGAAGCAAATGGCCAGGGCACTGAGGAAGCAAAAGAATTTGTGCCAGGACACTAGTGCATTGGTCAGGGTGGGCATGTGCAGAAGAGCTGCCAGAGAGGCTCATTTCAGACTCCGTAATGCACAGAGGAAGACCTACCTGCCTTCCACCCCACGACCTGCATCCAGACCTGTCAAATCTTGTCAAGCTAACAATAAGAAGCTGGCAGAGGAGTACTGCAACGACTCCTGGTCGAGCCTTTGCACTTTCTTTTTTACCATGGTGCAGGATTATGATtgctga
- the fgfbp2a gene encoding fibroblast growth factor binding protein 2a translates to MWTQASTLLLLLTCCLWSSEAQNNSSRRQSIWDVPIKFKTKGNDTCSMIITGQGEYTKLRLPCQGSRRSYWCEYLGTPYTCSAYNKNPRHYFVQMMWGLRKLNNACQAPRHIKPHMCRKATDDSQMVFSSGSFSRSWPEASRAEARPAAQPARPRPPAPTRSDLARQPSTKAVQTLPRVKTTQRSSPEPTTPSLESSAKRMARQYCWRSLQGICSYFIGLFRN, encoded by the coding sequence ATGTGGACTCAGGCCAGCACTCTCCTCCTACTACTTACCTGTTGTCTTTGGTCATCAGAGGCtcagaacaacagcagcaggagacaAAGCATTTGGGATGTTCCCATTAAATTCAAAACCAAAGGAAATGACACATGCAGCATGATCATCACCGGTCAAGGGGAATACACCAAGCTGAGACTGCCGTGTCAGGGTAGCAGGCGCTCCTACTGGTGTGAATACCTGGGCACACCTTACACCTGCAGCGCTTATAATAAAAACCCTCGTCACTACTTTGTCCAGATGATGTGGGGCCTCAGAAAGCTTAACAATGCCTGCCAGGCACCAAGGCATATCAAACCTCACATGTGCAGGAAGGCAACTGATGATTCTCAAATGGTCTTCTCATCTGGTTCCTTTTCCCGGTCATGGCCAGAGGCTTCTAGGGCAGAAGCAAGAccagcagcacagcctgcaAGACCTCGACCCCCTGCACCCACAAGGTCTGATTTGGCAAGGCAACCTTCAACAAAAGCAGTTCAAACTCTACCAAGGGTAAAGACTACGCAGAGAAGCAGTCCAGAACCAACGACACCTTCTTTGGAGAGCAGTGCTAAGAGGATGGCTCGGCAGTACTGCTGGAGGTCCCTTCAAGGCATCTGCTCCTATTTCATCGGTTTGTTTCGGAATTAG